In one window of Camelina sativa cultivar DH55 chromosome 15, Cs, whole genome shotgun sequence DNA:
- the LOC104746781 gene encoding uncharacterized protein LOC104746781, protein MDLFKKPTFVDVLLCAVPIWVAVMIGVLIGWSWRPRWTGLVYLGFRSKLRFLCTAPPPGFGARRLWLAFTALSVFSIFRTLWLSLGSSSKNSTVISGSAPSSKPVDEEEEAFSRGSDKGTEKEEGVVVTEKDLEHLLQLLEARNANFEWQSMMDKSTPNMSYQAWRHDPAAGPVVYRSRTVFEDATPDIVRDFFWDDEFRPKWDPMLAYFKTLEEDPKTGTTIARWIKKFPFFCSDREYIIGRRIWESGKKYYAVTKGVPYSALPKRDKPRRVELYFSSWIIKAVESRKGDGQLSACEVSLVHYEDMGIPKDVAKLGVRHGMWGAVKKLNSGLRAYQTARKPGTSLSRSAQMASVTTKLNIVLVETSGAEEEERGRAVENARKQKDQFGVDWKWIVVGGVALACGLHSSAIGKALMIGAGQRLARR, encoded by the exons ATGGATTTATTCAAGAAACCTACATTCGTCGACGTTTTGCTATGTGCAGTTCCGATTTGGGTTGCCGTTATGATTGGGGTTTTGATTGGTTGGTCTTGGCGTCCTAGGTGGACTGGATTGGTTTATTTAGGGTTTCGTTCTAAGCTTCGGTTTCTATGTACTGCTCCTCCTCCTGGATTTGGTGCTCGTCGTCTTTGGCTTGCTTTCACcgctctctctgttttttccaTTTTCCGTACTCTTTGGTTAAGTCTCGGTTCGAGTTCCAAGAACTCGACGGTTATTAGTGGTTCAGCTCCGTCTTCTAAACcggttgatgaagaagaagaagcattttCACG AGGGAGTGATAAAGGTACAGAGAAAGAGGAAGGTGTTGTTGTGACAGAGAAGGATCTAGAGCATTTGTTGCAACTGCTTGAAGCTCGAAATGCTAATTTTGAGTGGCAATCTATGATGGATAAGTCTACTCCTAATATGAGTTACCAAGCTTGGCGTCATGATCCTGCG GCAGGTCCTGTTGTTTATCGTAGTCGAACTGTGTTTGAGGATGCAACGCCAGATATTGTTAGGGATTTCTTCTGGGATGATGAGTTTCGACCTAAATGGGATCCTATGCTTGCTTACTTCAAAACTTTGGAGGAAGATCCTAAGACAGGAACTACCATTGCTCGTTGGATTAAAAAG TTCCCATTTTTCTGTAGTGACCGGGAATACATCATTGGCAGGAGGATATGGGAATCTGGGAAAAAATATTATGCTGTGACAAAG GGAGTACCGTATTCAGCTCTACCAAAGCGTGATAAGCCGAGGCGAGTCGAGCTTTATTTCTCAAGTTGGATTATCAAAGCAG TTGAATCCAGAAAAGGGGATGGACAATTATCAGCTTGTGAAGTTTCTCTTGTCCACTATGAAGACATGGGAATCCCAAAAGATGTAGCAAAGTTAGGAGTCCGTCATGGCATGTGGGGAGCCGTAAAGAAGCTAAACTCCGGCTTAAGGGCTTACCAAACTGCTCGAAAACCAGGGACGTCTCTCTCACGGAGTGCGCAGATGGCCAGTGTCACCACAAAACTGAACATAGTTTTGGTGGAAACATCtggagcagaggaagaagagagaggacgaGCCGTGGAGAATGCAAGGAAACAAAAGGATCAGTTCGGTGTAGATTGGAAATGGATCGTTGTAGGAGGAGTGGCTTTGGCTTGTGGGCTTCATTCTAGTGCTATAGGCAAGGCATTAATGATTGGAGCTGGACAGAGACTAGCTCGTAGGTGA